The nucleotide sequence TGACTTAGCACTGTACATTTTACCGTGAAGCATTTTTAGATGACTGTCGGGGCTCGGAGCCTGCAGTGGAACCCTCCTGGATGGGACGGAAGGATCGCATGAGTTGAGTATCTTTGCGCTTCTGCGCGCTGTCTGTGCTGACTGACCTGCAGGGTGAGCCTCCCGATCTCGGGGCCCAGGGTCTTCTGGTACGGAAGCTCGCTGCTCCCGATCACCGTCACGCTCCGGGCCCTGCCCGTCATGTAGGAGGCCACCTCCATGCCTTACAGAGGGAGGGGACGCCttaacacactcaacacacttAACACACTGCACGCGCtcaacacactcaacacactgcacacgctcaaAACACttaacacactcaacacactcaacacactgactgaacacttaacacacactcaacacacttaacacactgcacacgcccaacacacttaacacactgcacacgctcaacacacttaacacactgcacacgctcaaAACACttaacacactcaacacacttAACAGATtgcacacacccaacacacttaacacactgcacacgcccaacacacttaacacactgactgaacacttaacacactcaacacactgaATAAACACttaacacactcaacacacttAACACACTTAGTAAACACTTAACACCCTGCACCCACGTAAACAAAGCTGTAAACAGAGTGGGCGTGGCTATCGGcaaaagggggcggggttaccgATGAAGGAGGTGCCCACGATGACGACGTGCTTCCTGAAGCAGGAGTAGTGGATCCTGCGCGCGTCCTCGGGCGTCTGCAGCAGGCACACGTTCTGCAGGTCCGCTCCCGCGCAGTCCAGCTTCCTGGCCctagggggcagtgtggaggcAGAATAACATGGGGAAACTCAGTGGAACTACTCGACCTATCAGTGACTGATCTGTGGACTGGACCGACTGTAGTATGCTTTGCTGTGGAGATTCGGTCTTTTTGATTGGCTTTATTGTAATGGACCAGTCGTAATGTTATTTTCTGTGGGGTGTGCAGCCGATGACATCACTGGCAGCAGGCAGAACCAGGAAGTGAGATATGGGGATACCTGGgcatagtgtgtgagtgtgtgtgtgtgtgtgtggaaccgGTCCAGACCGGTTTGGTCCAGGTGCTCACCTGCAGCCTGTGGAGATGAGCAGCTGGTCGTAGCTTTGCCAGGAACCGTCGCTGAACGTCACCGTCTTACTGCGGGTGTCCAGGGCCTTAgcctgaggagaggagagggggaaaggagagagagggggaggagaggagaggagaggaggagcagaggagaggaggggaggagaggagaggggaggggaggggagaggagaggagaggagaggagagaggggagaggagaggagaggggagaggagagaagagaggagaggagaggagggagagaggaggaaaggagaggatgtgagaggagaggaggagaggagagagatgcgaggatgggagaggagaggggaggggagaagagagagggggaaaggagagagagggggaggagggggggagaggggagggtgagaggaggagaggggagggtgtgagaggaggggagaggaggagcacaggagaggaggggggagaggggagaggagagaagagaggaaaggagaggagagggtgggcCAGAGGAGAGTAACAGTGACTGTTTTCCTCTGATTTGGATGAAGCTGTGGCATACTCTCTCTCCTTTTAATGCAAAGAATACGGATCTGATAATCAGAGATAGTCTATAATAATATCTATGGTAATAACACATGAAGAAGATTAAGCGGTTTTTAATACGACAGTCTCGCAgatttgtatatatttaatttagacGAAACCCCCAGGTTTTAAACGTTCCTCACCTCCTTCCGTAGCCACACCTCGATGTCGTGCCGCAGGAAGAACTCCATCTGCCTGAGCAGGATGCTGTCACTCTGCACGTTCATCACCTGGGACGGGCGTGGTTACAGAAAGGGGTGGGGCTTCAGATATGGGGAACACATATTGTCCTGGTACTGAATTGCTGGCTGATGGCTGTCCTATGttccccgcccccagccccgcccctctcctgagccccgccccctcaccgcACCTTGCTGAGCGTGGTCTTGTCGTAGGGCAGCAGGTCATCGCTGGTCACCATGACGATGCGGCCGCCGTAGTTCTGCTGCCTGAGGGTCTCGGCGCAGACCAAGGAGGCCGACCCTGCGCTTACGGAAGGAAGCGGACACGTTCGGGAAAACAGCGCTTTACTTAAACAGAGAACGCTGCGCCAGGAGGCGGGTTTCCAGAACTGTCCGTGGCGCGGATCTGCAGGcggggcgacgggggggggtgagacagGCCCCCACGCTGGAGTCAGACCAACCCCAACCCCGGCGCTGCAGAGCCACGCGACCTGCAGGCTGTTATTTTCACTTTAACCCTCTGAGGTGAGTAAGGCGTGAGGTCACAatcatgtgattagaatgttcttaactgaacgttctaatgctgatgtcacaatcacttcTGTTAGCTGAaagaaatggagttctagaataatgacttggaattttgaataaatacattccaaaagacctactcttcaaagggttaaattcAACAACCAGGGAAGCTGAATTCACCATGTAATCAATTcctttaattgatcagttaagtgctgagtaacagcTAAACTCAGCAGAACCCAGTTGTTCTACAGGACCAGGTTTCGGTGGACCTCGTGCCTACACTCCCCAGGCGAAGCCTCCCCCTTTCCTGCCTCACAGggccccttcctcacctcctccgATCAGCAGCATGGTGTGGATCACCCCCGGGTCCCTCCTCCCCATTTCCTTCACCCGTTTCCTCTGTTTCAGAGACTTTGGAGAACAGGCCAGAGGGCTGCggtcagctccgccccctttctgACATCATACAAGATTAACCCCACCCCTTCGGACATCACACAAGGCAAACCACAGCCCTTTCTGACATCAAAGGTAATCAGTCCTGCCCCCTTTCTGACATCATAGTAGGTGAGTCCTGCTTCTTTCTGACATCATTAAATGACACCTGCTCTCTCTTTATGACATCATAGAAGGTCATCCtctccctctgacacacacatgaTATATAACATAAACAGAGCTGATAGCTGTAGTTTACCTGTTTGTTTACTGACACAAAGACCTTGCTGTTTCTGACTtctacctttaaaaaaacataaataaaaatcagtcaCCAATAGAAATGGCACAACAACATTTGGATATTTCAGTAAGGGGTGGTTCACGGAGAAAGCAGTTTGCCCATGTAGAGAGCTGTGGGTTGAGTAtgtttggtgtgtctgtgtgtgtgttagtcttATAAGAGATCTTTCAGcaggtgatagagacagtgaGGTTTTGGGTatcctgggggggaggggggttagccTGTGTGGGACCCCCCAGGTGGGTGGGGTACCTTGTGGCAGGGTAGGCAGTCCAGGCCGGGGAACTCCTCCAGATCTCCCGTCTTCACGTTAAAACACGCCCCGTGCCACGGACACCGCACCCTGTTCCCCGACAACGCCCCTGCAACAGAGAGACAGCGCCCCGTCTGCAGTACTGACCCACAGCACCCTGTCAGCAGTACTGACCCACAGCGCCCCGTCTGCAGTACTGACCCACAGCACTACAGACTGGCTGCACTACTGACCCACAGCACCCCatcagcagtacagacacacagcactacagacTGACTGcactactgacacacagcaccccATCAGCAGTACAGACCCACAGCACCCCGTCAgtactacagacacacagcactactGACCAATCAGCACTACAGACCCACcagcactacagacacacagcaccccATCAGCAGTACAGACCCACAGCACCCCGTcagcactacagacacacagcaccccatcagcagtacagacacacagcactactgaccaatcagaactaCAGACCCACcagcactacagacacacagcactccatcagcagtacaaacacacagcactactgACCCACAGCACCCCatcagcagtacagacacacagcactactGACCCACAGCAGCCTatcagcagtacagacacacagcactccatcagcagtacaaacacacagcactactgACCCACAGCACCCCatcagcagtacagacacacagcactactGACCCACAGCACCCCATCAGCAGTACAGACCCAGAGTGCTGCTCTTTGACCTGTGAACTCTGACCTCTCACCTTTGCTGAGGGGAGCCCCATAGTGTGTGCACTGGTTCCCAATGGCACTGTAGTGTCCTCCACTGCGAACCAGCAGGACGTTGTGGTgtcccacctccacctccatcaTCCTGGGGATGAGCACACGGTCAGggctgcttctgattggccgttTCCAGGCAACAAATCCATTTGGTCACAATCGCCAGCCAAATGCCATATCATCTGTGGTCAGCTAAGGTGAGCTCAGGTAAAGTACAGGTAAGACCAGGTAAAGGACAGGTATGAACAGATGAAAGACAGGTGAGCCCAGGTAAAGGACCAGTGAGCACAGGTAAAGTACAGGTAAAGACAGGTAAAGGACAGGTAAGAACAGGTGCCACCGGGTAAGGGACAGGTGACAGCAGGTGAGACCAGGTAAGAACAGGTGAGGGACAGGTGAGCACAGGTGCCACCGGGTAAGGGACAGGTGACAGCAGGTGAGACCAGGTAAGAACAGGTGAGGGACAGGTGAGCACAGGTGCCACCGGGTAAGGGACAGGTGACAGCAGGTGACAGCAGGTGAGTAAGAGGTGCGAGCAGGCTGCAGGTGTGCCAGTGGTTCTTACTCTCCGTCCTGGAGTTCAGACTCCAGACACACCTCCTCTGTGACCTCCTCCGACTCTGAATCTGGATCGGGGTCCGGGCTGGTTTTGGCTGGAGGGGAAACACAAAACCAGACTGAGCAGGGTTCTGTGCCCAAACactgacccccacccctccaatcTGTTCCTGGGCATCACTTTAATGTGAGGGGCTTCAGCTTGACTAAGGATAGATGGATCATGGACCCAGGCTCATTTTGGGGGCAGAAAATATTCAGAACCACAAAGAAAACATCTTGATTTCCCAAAAACCTGAGGCCAGACAAGTCATTTTTGCCTCCTGCAGGGGACCTGAATCTCTgctcttaatctcaagaaccacatATTCAACTGTGCCTAAaactacactacaagggacatttaACAAATATGAAATAGGATTTTAGCAAATATTTGCACGCCAACATGCTTTTGCAATCCAAGTCACTtgcattttgtcaaaaaaaaattaaatattacaattttttcCCCTGGGTCTCTCTCGAGTAGCCTATATGCAAAAGAGTTCACTTTAATCATCAGTGAAATTATCTGCTCttgttttgaatgcatttttgaatGCATGGATCGTTTAAACAGCACTGATACTTTCATTCGATATTGATAAAGTGCCGGAAAATGTACGGTTTGTGGTAGGCCTCAACTCAGCGTAATTTCTGAGGTGTAATACACTCTGACGGAAATACTAATCGAGTACCTATCACGCCGACGGGACCCCATCGACAGCTGTACGTGCCAGACCGCTCCCAATGACATCAgcgttttgctttattttttgcGTAGGCCACGGGACAACTTTTGTAGAAGCATTGCGACAATGTTGAATCAAACTCTGGAATAGCGGATAAATTAATCAATATATTTACGGCTTCGGATCTGTGATACGAGACGTCAGAAAGGGTTGAAAATAACGTAAACTGttctttcacagaaaaaaattatctcCCTTTCCCATGAGTGGATTTAGCGGACACGCATGAAGGCCGCCATTCCCCTAAAACCCCCCCATTAGGCGACATAAGGTGACACACTGTGTTCCGCGGTCCTCTCGCGCTGTCTACAGAGATAAATATAATTCACTTCAGAAAGACACAGCGAGGCTTCTAAACAAAACGCACATACGTTTTGTGAGTTTGAATTAGTTTGGTGAGAAATTACACCACTGGACAGACATGTTGACGTTAATATGTGTGCGGCGCTAAGTAGCCTACATGATCACAGGATAATAATATATGCTTTCATTTTACTCACTTGGAAGTCCCCCAGACATCTCACTCGTCCCGACAGACACGCGACCTTGTTAATTCGAATAGTGTTATCCGTTCAGTGACCCTTCATGAAAGAATCCGCCCTCAAGCAGGTCGCCGTCCAGAGTCTCGTGTCACTTGTCGGCTGCGACGCAGTCTTAAGCGACAGTGGACCAATTGGGATGGAACTGAGTCCCGTAACCCAGGCAACAACAGCACCCCCTCCTACCGACCTCGTGCTCTGGATGTTTTCAGGGGCGCGGGGCAGGCCGCTTGGCGGACGGGGGAAAAGTTTATTGCAGCACTGTTACAGCTGTTAGCGCTACGTTTCCGTCTGGGGACGCCGTTTTTGGAAACCGATTAAATAAAACGGGACAAAAGAAAACGAATCGAGTGACGTTTAGAAGTGTCTTTACAAATGTAACGGACGCGGGGTATTAGCACTCGCTGTTACATAAACAGAATAGAGAACGGCTGACAAAGCAACCAGGCTAACAATAGGGTGGCGAACGTGGGGACAAAGTGCGTGACTCGGCACATCTTGCGACAATCATCGCCATTCAACGCGCCGCCACCTGTAGTCACCATTCAACAACTCCGCGTATTACCCCTGTATAGTGGTCCACACACTGGATAACAACTAAACGCGC is from Anguilla anguilla isolate fAngAng1 chromosome 9, fAngAng1.pri, whole genome shotgun sequence and encodes:
- the LOC118235445 gene encoding apoptosis-inducing factor 3-like translates to MSGGLPTKTSPDPDPDSESEEVTEEVCLESELQDGEMMEVEVGHHNVLLVRSGGHYSAIGNQCTHYGAPLSKGALSGNRVRCPWHGACFNVKTGDLEEFPGLDCLPCHKVEVRNSKVFVSVNKQSLKQRKRVKEMGRRDPGVIHTMLLIGGGSASLVCAETLRQQNYGGRIVMVTSDDLLPYDKTTLSKVMNVQSDSILLRQMEFFLRHDIEVWLRKEAKALDTRSKTVTFSDGSWQSYDQLLISTGCRARKLDCAGADLQNVCLLQTPEDARRIHYSCFRKHVVIVGTSFIGMEVASYMTGRARSVTVIGSSELPYQKTLGPEIGRLTLQMLAAQAVKFFMNDSVLEIRGESGKVKEVLLKSGTVLPVDVLIVGIGVVPNSEFLQGSQVELDSKNFVPVDKCMRTSVPGVFCAGDLACFPLTMAQDRRVNIGHWQMAQAQGRIAALNMLNRETELSSVPFYWTVLLGNTIRYAGFGEGYTEMVLKGRFEDMKFLAFYIKDDVVVAVTGLNFDPAISQVAERLATGKVITKAMAESDDLSWLKLP